In Zingiber officinale cultivar Zhangliang chromosome 6A, Zo_v1.1, whole genome shotgun sequence, a single genomic region encodes these proteins:
- the LOC121995370 gene encoding uncharacterized protein LOC121995370 → MTKIKVLIASFEEYRESGFGQAINTAKELASTMEIDPVFPEKRQIYRKRHFDEVTCESSKLPQESAEEAFRVHYFLFIVDQTIGLLKKRFDEYEEYENLFGFLFIAEKLSSLIDEDLKAYCKNLERKLQRKNGTRQDVSNLDGDDLYQELKIIQHILPKETKITKKSFSKLKLLNLI, encoded by the exons ATGACCAAGATTAAGGTGTTAATTGCTTCTTTTGAAGAGTATAGAGAATCTGGATTTGGACAAGCTATCAATACAGCAAAAGAACTTGCTTCAACAATGGAGATTGATCCTGTTTTCCCTGAAAAAAGACAAATatatagaaaaagacattttgATGAGGTTACATGTGAGTCTTCGAAACTACCTCAAGAATCTGCTGAGGAAGCTTTTAGAGTTCATTATTTCTTGTTCATAGTAGATCAAACAATTGGGTTATTGAAGAAAAGGTTTGATGAATATGAGGAATATGAAAATCTTTTTGGATTTCTTTTCATAGCTGAAAAGTTGAGTTCATTGATTGATGAGGACTTGAAAGCTTATTGCAAGAATCTTGAAAGGAAACTACAAAGAAAAAATGGTACAAGACAAGATGTTTCAAATTTGGATGGAGATGACTTATATCAAGAACTGAAAATCATACAACATATTCTACCAAAGGAAACAAAAATAACAA AAAAAAGTTTTTCTAAATTGAAGTTGTTGAATCTTATTTGA